The following are encoded together in the Desulfovibrio sp. Huiquan2017 genome:
- a CDS encoding UDP-glucuronic acid decarboxylase family protein: MKKKNILVTGGSGFLGSHLCERLLGLGHNVLCVDNYFTGNKDNILHLLRNPRFEVLRHDVCFPLYVEVDEIYNLACPASPVHYQHDPVQTTKTSVHGAINLLGLAKRIGAKIFQASTSEVYGNPEVHPQVESYWGHVNPIGPRSCYDEGKRCAETLFFDYYRQHSLRIKVARLFNTYGPRMALNDGRVVSNFVVQALRGEDITVYGKGEQTRSFCYVDDLIDAFVLFMENTSDDCTGPINLGNPGEFSVFELAETVVDLVNSKSKITFCDLPCDDPVQRKPDISIAKEKLGWEPKVPLREGLVKTIAYFENRLKASDE, from the coding sequence ATGAAGAAAAAAAACATCCTCGTTACTGGCGGTTCAGGATTTCTCGGCTCGCATCTTTGTGAACGGTTGCTGGGCTTAGGGCATAACGTTCTTTGCGTTGACAACTATTTTACCGGGAATAAAGATAATATCCTACACCTGCTGCGTAACCCCCGTTTTGAAGTGCTCCGGCACGATGTCTGTTTCCCTCTCTATGTGGAAGTCGATGAGATTTACAATTTGGCATGCCCGGCTTCACCCGTCCACTATCAACACGACCCCGTGCAGACGACCAAGACCAGTGTGCATGGGGCTATTAACCTGCTCGGCTTAGCCAAACGTATCGGTGCCAAAATATTTCAGGCTTCCACCAGTGAAGTTTATGGCAACCCTGAGGTGCATCCCCAGGTTGAGTCTTACTGGGGCCACGTTAATCCTATTGGGCCGCGTTCCTGCTACGATGAGGGAAAGCGATGTGCTGAGACTCTTTTTTTTGATTACTACCGCCAGCACAGCCTGCGCATTAAGGTTGCGCGCCTCTTCAATACATATGGCCCCCGCATGGCCCTGAACGACGGTCGAGTTGTCTCCAATTTTGTGGTTCAAGCTCTACGAGGGGAAGATATCACTGTTTATGGAAAGGGAGAACAAACCCGTAGCTTCTGTTACGTAGACGACCTTATTGATGCCTTTGTTCTGTTTATGGAGAATACTTCGGATGACTGCACAGGGCCAATAAACCTTGGAAATCCTGGTGAATTTAGCGTGTTTGAATTGGCTGAGACGGTCGTTGACCTAGTGAACTCCAAGTCAAAAATCACATTTTGCGACCTTCCGTGCGATGATCCTGTCCAGCGCAAACCGGATATTTCCATAGCCAAGGAAAAGTTGGGTTGGGAACCAAAAGTTCCCCTGCGTGAAGGGTTGGTCAAAACCATTGCGTACTTCGAAAATCGCCTGAAAGCGAGTGATGAATGA
- a CDS encoding bifunctional glycosyltransferase family 2/GtrA family protein, whose amino-acid sequence MESICPVLSLVIPCYNEEGTLAECIRRCLALKEHGVTLELIIVDDHSSDNSLPVAQSLADEYMEVTVVHHEVNRGKGAALRTGFSYATGDFVGIQDADKEYDPLDYLTLLKPLQEGKADVVYGSRYLRRDVRRVLYFWHTWMNNALTFASNMFTNLDISDMETCYKLFKREAIKKIVPMLKEDRFGFEPEVTAYVGQLGYRVYECAIHYSPRTYEEGKKIGWKDGARAFYCILHYSAHTAPLPMQILLYFFIGCASAIINVSLFCAFLAFGLGLAISIGLAFILSAATNYLLCITILFRHKARWSAPGEMLIYIVMVAIMCCIDYAVTYAMTSIGLSPLAGKVWASFVGFGGNFILRKYFVFPGRKMRRKHC is encoded by the coding sequence ATGGAATCAATTTGTCCGGTCCTCTCTCTTGTCATACCATGCTATAATGAAGAAGGCACACTCGCGGAGTGTATACGGCGTTGTCTCGCCTTGAAAGAACACGGCGTCACTCTTGAATTGATAATCGTTGACGATCACTCAAGCGACAACAGCTTGCCTGTGGCCCAGAGTCTGGCGGATGAGTATATGGAAGTGACGGTAGTCCACCATGAGGTCAATCGTGGCAAGGGGGCGGCGCTACGCACCGGTTTTTCCTATGCGACGGGAGATTTCGTAGGTATCCAGGACGCCGACAAAGAGTACGATCCGCTAGACTATCTCACTCTACTCAAACCCCTTCAGGAGGGTAAAGCGGACGTTGTCTACGGTTCGCGGTATTTGCGCCGAGATGTACGGAGAGTACTGTATTTTTGGCATACATGGATGAACAATGCGTTGACGTTTGCGTCCAATATGTTCACTAACTTAGATATTAGCGACATGGAGACCTGCTACAAGCTTTTCAAACGCGAGGCGATCAAAAAAATTGTGCCAATGCTAAAGGAAGATCGCTTCGGTTTTGAACCGGAAGTCACAGCCTATGTTGGGCAATTGGGCTATCGAGTGTATGAGTGTGCCATTCATTATTCCCCGCGCACATATGAGGAAGGCAAAAAAATAGGATGGAAGGATGGGGCGCGCGCCTTTTATTGCATTCTTCACTATAGCGCTCATACTGCCCCTTTGCCAATGCAGATTTTGCTATATTTCTTTATAGGTTGTGCAAGTGCAATCATTAATGTGAGTCTGTTTTGTGCCTTTTTGGCTTTTGGGCTGGGCTTGGCGATATCAATTGGGTTAGCATTTATTCTTTCAGCGGCAACGAATTACCTGCTGTGTATCACTATCCTTTTTCGACATAAAGCCCGTTGGTCAGCTCCTGGTGAGATGCTTATTTATATTGTCATGGTGGCAATAATGTGCTGCATAGATTATGCTGTAACTTATGCCATGACGAGTATAGGACTTTCGCCTTTGGCGGGCAAAGTTTGGGCTTCTTTTGTCGGTTTTGGCGGTAATTTCATATTACGTAAGTATTTTGTTTTCCCTGGGAGGAAAATGCGAAGGAAGCATTGTTAG